GCCAGCTCCGTGACGGCCTCGGGGCGGTCCGGAGCCAGCGCCAACGAGGTCGTGATCGCCGCGAGTGCCTGGGTGTCCGAGATGCCGCCGAGGTCGCCGGTCCGTCCCCTCGCGAGAACGTCGGCGATCATGGCGTTCCCGTTCGCACCGAGCGGACAGGAACCCGCCGATGTGCACTGCTGGACGAACTCCCGCAACGCGGCCTGGACGCCGGTCGCCTGCGTCGCGGCCCGGTCCCTGGCGTTGGCGCCGAACGGCGTCGGTGTGTCCAGGATGATGCGTCCGGCCCGGCCGGAGTAGTCGCTCGCATAGGACAGCACGATGTCCGAGCCCTCACCGATCCCGACCAGAGCGAGATGTTCGACGCCCCAGCGGATCCGCAGGGCCTCGATGTCGGCCGCCGCGAAACCGGCGCCGAAGTCGAGCTGGTAGGGGGTCAGGGTCTCGGTGCACCCGTCGGCGGCCGACGACGCCGCCCGCGCCAACCGATTGATGCGTTCGTCCTGGGTCGAGCCGGCCGCGCCCGCGAGACCGTTGCTGCTCAACGCCGAGCGCTCCTGGCGCGTCATGCAATCGAGTTCGGTGCTCTCGGCGCCCCCGCGTCGATCGATGGCGACCACCGGATGCTTGTCGAGCAGGGTTCGCCCGGGACCGGACGAGAGCAGCATCAGCGTGCGCGACGACGGCAGGTCGGATCCCGAGGTGAGCACGAGCGGCGCGGCATCGCCGGGGGTGGCGGCCACCCGGGCACGCGTCATCGACACCGTCAACGTGTCGCCCGTCGGCCGGTCCGGGTTGACCGGGACATCGAGCTTCGCGCATTCGAGGGTCACACCGCCGGGCGCCGGGATGCCGAATCGGCCCGCGGTCTGGCGAGCGCAGGGGGTCCAGTCCAGGTCCCTTTTCGGGACGTCGACAGACGGCAACGCGGGCGGAGCGGACGACGACGTCGCCGCGTCGTCACCCCCACCGCCGCCGGTGACGACGTCGGGCCCTGGATCCGGACCGACCGTGCACCCGCTGAGACCGACCGCGACCGTGATCACCGCGGTCGCCCACAGCATCAGGGTGCGCCGTGGTCGGATGCCGCGGGCCTGCCCACCGGGTGCTCGTCGCATGTCCGCGAGCCTAGTCATTGCACGGCGGGTGCAGCCGGGCACACCTCGCGCACCTGCGGTCCGCCGCGTCGATGGAGCGGTTCACGCGCCCTCGCCGGTCGCCCGAGTCCATCGGGTGAAGACGAACCCGTCGTCGTCGGTGATGATCGTGGCCGGCCGCATCGCGTGCAGCGCAGCCTTTCCCGGGGCCCGGGCGATGCGTCCGGAGTCCCCGGCGACCAGAGTGGGGCTGGTCGTGACGCACAATTCGTCGACGACATCAGCGTCGATGAGAGCCCCCAGCAGCGATGGTCCACCCTCGCTGAGCATCCGCACCCACCCACGTTCGGCGCACACGTCGAGAAGCTGGTCGATGTCGACGGTGTCGTCTCCGCAGTCGATGAGGGTGGCGCCGATCGCGGTCAACGCCGCCCGTCGCTCCGGTGGCGCAGCTCGGCAGGTGACGACGACGGTGTCGGGGTGGGTGAGGGGCGTGTAGTCGCCGGGTATGGACAGCGACCGCGACACCAGCGCCAACGCGGGCGCGGGATGCTGCTCGCGTGCGGCGCGGTCCGCGGCGAACATGTCGTCGGGGGCTGGTTGCCGATAGCCCTCGGTGGCGGCGGTGTTCGCACCGACCAGCACCAAGTCGGCGAGTCCCCGCAGCACCCGGAAGATCGTCCTGTCCCCGGGGCCGCCGAGATCGCCCGACTTCCCGTTGTGGGTCACCGCGCCGTCGATCGAGCTCACCATGTTCGCGCGCAGGAACGGACGCGGCAGGCAGGGCGGCGAGGCCGGGCGATCCGGGTACGCATACAGACCGGCGAGCCGGCGAAGCGTCGCGGCCTCGTCATCACCCGATGTGAGCTGGGTCGCTTTCTGTACACCGAACATGAGTCCATCATGTCGGAGGTGGCTACGCTCGCTCTATGACGGCACGACTCTGCGACCGGAATCCGGTGGTCGCACCCGACGCACTCATCGGTGAAATGGTGCCACCGTCGACGTTCGACTCGGTCAGCTTCGACTCCTACATCCCCGACCCCGCCGAGCCATCCCAGGCACAGGCGGTCGCCAAGGCCCGGGACTTCGTCGCTCGCGCGAGCAAGGTGCGCGGCGGCGGCAAACGCGGACTCTTCTCCCGCAAGTCGA
This sequence is a window from Gordonia insulae. Protein-coding genes within it:
- a CDS encoding alpha/beta hydrolase gives rise to the protein MLWATAVITVAVGLSGCTVGPDPGPDVVTGGGGGDDAATSSSAPPALPSVDVPKRDLDWTPCARQTAGRFGIPAPGGVTLECAKLDVPVNPDRPTGDTLTVSMTRARVAATPGDAAPLVLTSGSDLPSSRTLMLLSSGPGRTLLDKHPVVAIDRRGGAESTELDCMTRQERSALSSNGLAGAAGSTQDERINRLARAASSAADGCTETLTPYQLDFGAGFAAADIEALRIRWGVEHLALVGIGEGSDIVLSYASDYSGRAGRIILDTPTPFGANARDRAATQATGVQAALREFVQQCTSAGSCPLGANGNAMIADVLARGRTGDLGGISDTQALAAITTSLALAPDRPEAVTELASAIAAAARGDTGALGAQAERADALRTTDGQLVGRCNDVSGPVGQNEIPGLIDSWTKQNPLTGANSALSLLRCNGWASATPTNPPNALPVDPLVLNGANDPINGNGGLDALGGLFIKAGTTPTTVSWDGMGYSVLSRSACAADLVGQYLGDRPLGEPTERGCPT
- a CDS encoding pyrimidine reductase family protein, whose product is MFGVQKATQLTSGDDEAATLRRLAGLYAYPDRPASPPCLPRPFLRANMVSSIDGAVTHNGKSGDLGGPGDRTIFRVLRGLADLVLVGANTAATEGYRQPAPDDMFAADRAAREQHPAPALALVSRSLSIPGDYTPLTHPDTVVVTCRAAPPERRAALTAIGATLIDCGDDTVDIDQLLDVCAERGWVRMLSEGGPSLLGALIDADVVDELCVTTSPTLVAGDSGRIARAPGKAALHAMRPATIITDDDGFVFTRWTRATGEGA